CCGCCCGCTAGCCATACTGTCGGCTCTGAGGATGTGCAGGAGCGTTGCCATGCATCTGTGGTGCGGTGTAATCACAAAGAAGGTGCGCGAAAGCCGGGATTTTTACGTGCGGCTGTTCGGCGCGGAGGTGCTGTTCGATGAAGACTGGTGTGTTGTGTTGCGGCTGGGGGACAGCGAATTGGGTTTCATGCTGCCGGACCTGCCGCAGCAGGCCGTGCCTTTTCGCGGCGCCTATCCCGGCCAGGGTCTCTGGTTGACACTTGATGTCGCGGACGTGGATGCCGAGCACACCCGTATCATGGCGCTGGACGTGCCGATCGCCGTCAGCCTGCGTGATGAAGACTGGGGCGATCGTCATTTCAGTGTGCTGGACCCGAACGGCATTGGCGTGGATGTTGTGACCCGGCGCTAGCCCTCGCCTCGGTCGGCATTTTTCTGCAGGTTGTCCTGGTGCGCGCGCTCCTTGCTTTTGTAGTCGAGGTAGGTCTCAAGGTCGAGCTCCTTGAGCTGGTCCGGATACTGCAGGGTCAGCGTGTGCCAGCGTTCCAGCCGTTCGTCGCGCTGGTTCGGTTCGGGGGCGCCCAGGAAGGCCTCCAGCGCCAGATAGAAGCGCATGGTGTTGCGTTCGACCATGCCGCGTACGCCGCGCACCGGGGTATTGTCGGTCCCTTCGCGGCTGAAGCCGATACGGTGCCGCCCGGCCGAGGCGAAATAGACGCGCTGGGCCACCCGGGTCACCATGTTGTAATGCAATGAATAGCTGACATGCGCCAGCGTGGTGTGCTCGTCCACCGGCACTGCCTGAATGACAATGCGGTAATCGCGGGTGCCGAAGGGGCCGTCCGGGCCGTGCAGGACGGTGTTCAGGTAGTTATCGCGAAAGCTGAAGGCTTCAAACACATAGTCGTTACGCGTGGCCTCTTCCGGGCTCTGGTAATAGAGACGACCGCTGTAGATGCTGACGCGGGTGGGATCGCTTTTCATGTCCAGCACACACGCCTTGATGTTGAAGTGCAGGAAGATGATTTCGCACCAGCTGCGCTTGTCGGCCAGCTTTTCGCGCAGGGTCTTGAAGGGCGTGTCGATGAGGACATAGATACCGCCCTGCACCTGGTTGTTGTCTTCGCGGGATTCCACATAAATGGGTTCCGCGAAATCCGCCTGACGGATGGCACGCAGTGCGGCGTCAGTATCAATCGGTGGTCGCCCGTTCTCCAGCGGCTCTGTGGCGGCAGCGAGGGCGACGGGTGTGGTCAGTGATGACAGTAGCAGTAGCGCGGTCAGCCTCTGGTTCCATGGCACATTCCCGGTTCGGTACACACCGCACTCCTTATGACGTCCTGCGTCTCCCGAGCATAGCAGGTCATAGCCCGGACATCTTGAAGGCGGCCACCAGCAGCACCAGCGCCAGCAGACGCCGAATGAGCGGCACGCCCAGGCGCCGCGCGCCCAGCTCGGCGCCCAGCAAACCGCCCGCAGCGGCGGCCAGCGCCCAGAGGGCGGCCTGCCCGGGGAGCGGGGTGCCGCTGGCCAGCACACCGGCCAGCCCGGCCAGGGAATTGCACAGCACGAACAGCACCACCACGCCGGACACCTCGCGTGTGCGGCTCCATCGGCCGAGCAGGAGCAGCGGGCTCAGGAAGATACCGCCACCCACGCCGGTCAACCCGGACAGCAGGCCCAGTGCCGCCCCGCTGCCGAGCAGCA
This region of Isoalcanivorax indicus genomic DNA includes:
- a CDS encoding VOC family protein, with the protein product MHLWCGVITKKVRESRDFYVRLFGAEVLFDEDWCVVLRLGDSELGFMLPDLPQQAVPFRGAYPGQGLWLTLDVADVDAEHTRIMALDVPIAVSLRDEDWGDRHFSVLDPNGIGVDVVTRR